The DNA sequence CGAAGCGCGGCGACCAGCCCTTCCGCGGTGTCCGACGGGGCCGGGGTGACGGTCAGGTCCAGGATCGACTCGCCGGCCAGCCCGCGTACGAGGTTCTGCGGGGTGTCGAGGGTGAGCAGTCGGCCGTGGTCGACGATGCCGACCCGGTCGACGACCGCGGCGGCCTCGTTCATCTGGTGCGTGGTCAGTACGACACAGACCCCGCGCCGTGCCATCTGCCGGACCCGCCGCCAGATGAGCAGCCGGGTCTGCGGGTCCAGGGCGTTGGTCGGCTCGTCGAGGAAGAGTACCGCCGGCTCGTGCATCAGCGCCCGGGCGATCATCAACCGCTGGGCCATGCCACCGGAGTAGACGTCGATCCGGCGGTCGGCGCGGTCGGCCAGCCCGAAACCGTCCAGCAGGTCCGCCGCCCGGCGTTCCCGTTCGGTCCGGCGTACGCCGTGGTAGGCGGCGTGGTAGACGAGGTTCTGCCGTGGTGTCAACGCCCGGTCCAGGTTGTTGTGCTGCGGCACCACCGCCAGTTGGGCGCGGGCGGCGACCGGGTCCCGGCCGACGTCGACCCCGCCGACGAGGGCCTGCCCGCCGGTCGCCCGGATCCGGGTGGTGAGGATGCCGACGGTGGTCGACTTGCCGGCACCGTTCGGGCCGAGCAGCCCGAAGATCTCGCCCGGTCGTACCGTGAAGGACAGCCCGTCGACCGCGTTGCCGCCGCCGCGGGGATAGCGCTTGACCAGGTCCCGGACCTCGACCGCGAGGTCCGGACCGTCTCTGCTGGGCATCTGCCCCTCCTGATTCTGCCCGTGCCGGGAAGCCGGTCCGACCGCCGGGGCGGGGCAGCCGACCGGCCGCCCCGACCCGGTCAGCTGCCGGCCTGCCGGGGATGTTCGCTGAAGAACCGCCAGATGGTCTCGGTCGCGTCCAGCGCGGTGGACGGTGGATCGGCGTTGCGGAGCCGCTGGGCGGCCGCGCCGGGCCACTGGTGTCCGGCGTCGGCGATGGTGACCAGTTCGACGGCCCGCCCGGCCGGGCAGGCCGCGACCGACCGGGTGACCGGGGTCTCGGTGGTCACCGCCGGCTCCGCGCAGCCGGCCGCCTCCCGCCAGAGCGCGTCGAGTTCCGGGATCGACAGGCCCTCGATCCGTACCGGGTTGCGGCCGGTCCCGCCGTTGTCGAGGCGGCCCGGACCGCCGTCGTACCGGATCACCTCGTCGAGCCGGCCCTGGATGTGCAGCACCGACGTCGGCGCCGGGTCCGGGCACCCGCCGACCAGTTTGGTCGCCACGGCGCCGACCGCCGCGAAGATCTCGGTGTCGCAGGCGAGCCGGTACGCCAGCATCCCGCCATTGGACATCCCGGTGACGTACGTGCGGGCCGGGTCGACCGGCAGCGTGTCGGCGATGTCGTGGACGACCTCGCTGACGAACGCGACGTCGTCCACGCCGTCCCGGGCCGGCGGACCACAGCAGTCCGGGGCGACCGCCCAGGACCGGTTCAGCCCGTCGGGGAAGGCGACCAGGAAACCGTCCCGGTCGGCCTGCGCCGGCCAGCCGTACGCCTCCTCGGCCTGGCTGCCGGTGCCGAGCGCGCCGTGCAGCATGACCACCAGCGGCACCGGCCCGGTCGCGGTGACCGACGCCGGCCGGTAGAGCCGGTAGCCGCGTTCCCGGCCGTCGACCTCGAGCGTGTGGGTCGTGGTGCCGACGGCCGGCGACGGCGGACCGGACGGCGGCGGGTCGGACGGCCCGGGGGCGGACCGGTCGCCGCCCGTGCAGCCGGCGAGGACCGCGACCAGTCCGACGGCCAGCAACACCGGCAGCGGGCCGCGCGGCACGGTCCGGCCGCAGGACAGGGTTGAAGGCATCATGCGCATACTTTCGCCCGTGGAAGTTGGTGACCTGTGAACTTCTGCCACCTTGTGTCAGGTGTGCACCGTTGCCCGTACGGCGGCTGCGACCGCCGCCGTACGCCGGTGCCGCTCAGTACCGCCAAGCATTGATCTTCAACAGCTCCCAGCCGCCCTCGGGAACGTCGTCGTCCGGGTCGGTCCGCAGGTTCATCGGGTTGGCCATGCCCAGGTAGACGGTCGACCCGTCGCTGACCATGTTGCGGACGCCGTAGTTCAGGTAGTTGCCGAGCCCGGTGTTGTTCACCACCTCGGCCGGCCGGTTCGGACCGAGGAACGCGAACAGGTCGGCGCCGTACACCGGATCCGGTCGGGGTGGCGGGGCGGCCGACACGCCCGGCGTCGCCCCCAGGGCCGGCGCGGCGGCCAGCGTCGCCGCCGTCGCCCCCGGCAGGTCGAGCCGCGCCGCCGTCTGCTGGCCGAGCTCCTTGGAGATGTAGCTCCAGTCCATCGTGCCGACGAAGAGCTTCCCGCCTGCGACGACCATCTTCCAGGTGTAGTTGTTGTATGGGTTGCCCATCCCGGAGGTGCCGTGCTTCGGCGTGTAGCCGGTCGACGCGGCACGCCACGCGCCCGTGCCACCGTTCGCCGCCGGATCGAAGGCCGGCAGCTCGACGGCGCCGTACAGCAGCTCCACGTTCTGCCACGGGGTGCCGAGGTTGCGGCCCTGGAAGACGCTGATCGCCCGCTGGGTGTTCTGGACCGTCGCCCGGACCCCGGCCTCGTTCTTCGGCGGGTACGCCGCCAGGTGGACCGTCGTCGCCTTCAGCGGCACGTGCATGGTGCCCCAGAACAGGTAGCCGCCGTACGACGCCAGGCCGCCGAGCGCGTAGGCCCGCGCCACCACCGGGTCCGGCTCGTACGACGACACGTTCCACACCTGCTGCCACGAGCCGGCGTCGGCGGTGGTGAGTCCGGGGTCCCCGACGAACAGCAGCGGACTCATCCACACCGCGGCGAAACCGGGCGTCGGATCCTCGACCGCCGGCGCCGGAGCGGACAGCGTGTCGTCGCTGTCACCGGGCCACGTCGTCACGAAGATCCGGCCGGCGTGGACGGTGAGGTCGGCGGCCTGGGCGGGCAGGTCGGCGACGACCGCGAACCGGAACGGATCGGTCTTGCTGCCGGTCCAGCGCAGCACGTGCCCCCGGTTGCCACCGTTGGCGCCGACCCCGACCCCGGCGTACAACTCGCCGTCGGCGACGACGAAGTGCCGGATGTTGCCGTACGCCGGCAGGTTGACCGAGCCGAGGAAGCCGCCGGTGTCGGTGTCGAACGCGAACAGGTTGATGCTCTCGCCGAGCGCCGGCCCGCCGACGAAGGCCACCCCGCGGTGGGTGCCGGCGGCCCGGATCCCGGCGGTGGTGGTCAGCCGGTTCGCGTCGTCGGTGGACGCCTCCCGGATCAGTCCGGTCTTCTCGGTCAACCGCTCGGCCCGGGTGTCGTAGGTGTAGATCCGCGGCGGCCGGTGGTCGCCCAGGGTCGGCGGCAGCGTCGGGTTGCGCTTGGCGATCTGGCTCTCGCCGTACTCGCAGACCCAGTCCTCGTTGAGGTTCGGGGTCGTGTTGCGCAGGTTGCGGCCGCTGGTCAGGCAGTTGACGTTGGCGCCGGTCCCGAACCACAGGTCCTTGCCGGCCCGGGTGATCCCCCATAGGTACGACTGGTTCACCTTCGCCTGACCGCTCGCACACGGCGGGCCGGGCGGGTACGCCATCCCGATCCCGTCGAAGCACTCGTCCACCTGGGCCTTGGCCAGCAGCTCCCAGGCCTCGTGAGGACCGGACGTGGCCGGGCCGGGGTCGGCCGGCGCGGCCAGCGCGGCTGGTGCTCCGGCCAGCGCCGGCAGCAGCCCGAGGACGGCGACGGCGGCCAGCAGCCGACGCGCGGAGATCCGGAATCGATCCACCGACTACCTCCCTTTCCACTCTGGGGTGCGGGCCCGCGCCCGCCCTCCTCCTGCGATGCGGATCTGCGTCCGGGCCGGGCGGCCCGGACGGTGGCCGGAACGACGAACAGTCAGGCGGTGGCGGCGGCCGGCCGGCCCCGCGCCGGGTCGACGACCCGGTCGGCGACCCGCCCGGCCCACTCCGCCGGGTCCTCGAAACCCAGGAAGGCGCCGACCCGGGTCAGTTCCCCGACCGGGTCGGCGACGAGGTCCTCGTACCGCATCCGGTGCAGGTGCCGCGGCGGCACGTCCGCCAGCGCCTGCTCGGCCTGACTGGTCATGAACGCGCACAGGCCGAGGTAGCGGCGGATGTCCTGCCCCCGCTCGCGCAGCGCGTCGGCGGTCAACCGGTCCGGCAGGAAACGTTCCAGCTCCTGCGGTACGGCCTGGCCGGGCTCCACCCGGAACGGGTCCAGCCCGCACCGGCCGAGGAACTCCACCCGCAGCTGGATCAGCTGGAACGACGGGTGCCGGCTCATCGACCGGGCGGTGTCCTCCCGGTTGCGGCCCAGGTAGACGATCCGCGCGTCGGGAAACCCCTGCAACAGGTACGGGGCGACGTGGCTGGAGCCGCCGGACCGCTCCACCCAGCGGGCCCGGCCGGTCAGTCCGGCCAGCAGGTCGAGGAAACTCTGGTGGTGCGCGGCGACCGACTGGGTGGGGAAGTCCGGCACCCGCTCGGCGAGCCGGTCGAACAGCGCGTCCGGATCCGACGTGAGCTTGGACAGGGTGATCGCGAGGATCCGGGGCAGCTCCGTCATCCGGTCCGCCCACCGGCCGGTCCGCGGGTAGCGGACCTCCTTCGGCGGCAGCCCGATCCGGAACAGCGTGGCCAGCTCCGGCTTGGGGCTGGCCAGCACCGCCCAGTAGTCGGCGCCGCTGATCACCTCTGCGCTGCGTGCCCACGGCGCGACCGACATGAAGAACTCCTGGGCCGACAGCGTCCGCGGCTCCTCGGCGATCAGATCGGACAGCAGCGTCGAGCCGCACCGCCCGTTGCTGATGACGATCGACCGGCCGGTGATCGGGCTGTCCATCGCAGACCTCCTCTGGTTCACGGGGTGGTGGGTAGGGCCAGGTCGAGCGCGCACTCCCGCGCCAGCCAGGCGAAGACCGGTCGGCGGACCGCCTCCGGCCGGTCGACCAGGACGGAGTGCTTCTCCTCGGGCAGTACGACGGCACGGGTCTGCGGCAGCAGCCGGCGTACGGCCGGCAGCAGCTCCACCACCGCCGACCGGCCGCCGTAGACGCAGAGCACCGGGCAGCCGATCGCGGCGAGCCGGTCGGTGGCCGGCAGCCGGCTGTCCGGCAGTTCGCGGGCCAGCGAGGTGGCGGCCAGCAGTTGCCGGGTTCCGGCCGCCCGGCGCCCGGCCGTCGGCCCCCGGCGGGCGTCGATCTCGGCCACCGCCCCGTCCTGCGGCAGGCGGGCGGCGACCCGGTCGAGGCGCCGGCCGACCCGGGCCATCCACGACGCGGTCGGCGGCGCGGACTCGACGGCCACGATGCCGGCGACCCGCTCCGGATGCCGGGCCGCGAAGCCGAACGCGATCGTGCCGCCGAACGAGTTGCCGAACAGCAGCAGCGGGCCGGCGACGTCCAGTTCGGCCAGCAGCGCCGCCAGGTCGCCGACGAAGTCGTCCAGGGCGTAGCCGGTCGCCGGCCGGTCGCTGCGGCCGTGCCCGCGCAGGTCGTACAGCAGCACCGGAAGCCCGGCCCGGGTCAGCGGCTCGGCCATCGTGAAGTACCAACTCGCCATCGTGTCCGAGGCCATGCCGTGGATCAGCACCGCGGTCGGGACCGGACCGGTGGCGCGCGGCACGTGCGGATCCAGCCGCTGCACGTGCTGGATGATCCCGTTCGCCCGGACCAGGGTCACCGGCCGACCGCCGCGGCCGCGGTCCCGGCCCCGTCCGCGCCGGCCCCGGGTGCCGTGAGCGACCCGGCGATGTAGTCGACCAGTTGGCCGACCCGCAGCTCGCCGACGGTGGCCAGGTCGAGCTTGGCGACGAAGTGCGCGAAGTTGACGCTGTCGCCGTACCGGGCCTGGAGCCGGCCGGCGAGCGAGACGACGTCGATGCTCTCCATCCCCAGGTCGTCCCGGAAGGTGGTGTCCATCGTGATCGTCTGGTCGGCCACGAAGTCGCCCAGCACGGCGTGGATGATCTCGGTGAGGTCGGCGAGAATGCTGGCCTTGGCCGCGGGCATGGTCGGTGCTCCTTCTGGTCGTGAGATGGATGGTTGGTCGGAGCGCGTCACCGGACCGCCCCGCCGGGCGCGGCGGACGGCTCGGAACCGGTGGCCGGCTCCGCACCCGTGGACGACTCGGAACCGGTGGCCGGCTCCGGGCCCCAGGTCCAGGCGACGACGTACCGCCGGGCCGGCAGGTGCTCGGGGTTGCCGACCTCCCGGTACGCGACCCGGTAGGTCCGGCCGTCGACGTCGACCGCCAGGCCGGCGGCGTTCGCCGACCGCACCACGAACCGGTGCGGCCGGCCGTCCAGCCCGGTGCCCTCGGCCTTGCCGGCCGCCTCCTTGGCGGCCCAGAACCGGGTGAACCACAGCCACCGCAGGTCGGGGTCGGCGCCGGCCAGGGACGCCAGGAGCACCGACTCGGCCCCGGTGAGCGCGAACCCGACAGTGCTCTCCGGATGTCCGGTGACCTCCGCGACGTCGATGCCGACTCCGGGACCGCCGGGTGCCGCCCCGGGGACTCGCCGCCGGGCGATCGCCACCCCGATCTCCGCGCAGTGCGCCAGCGAGACGTCGCAGTCGCCCAGGCCGCGGCCCGGCCGGCCGCGTACCCACGGCCGCCCGGCTCCGTCGTTGCCCACGGTCAGCTCGATCGGGTAGATGTCGGTGTGGCCGTCCTCCCACAGCCGGGACCGGACGGCGTCCTTGACCGCGATCCGGCCGAGCAGCCACTGCTTGCGCAGCTTCGCCGGCTGCCGTTCGTAGTCGGGGTACCCGGCGCCGCCGAGGATGCCCCGGGCCGCCATGCCCAGCGTGACCAGGTCGGTCCAGCAGTCGAAGGCCATCGTCCAGCCCTCCGGCTGGAACAGCGACATCGGATACCGCTCCGGGAACCGCTCCGCGACCCGGGCCTGCGGGTGGCTGTCGAAGCGCCGGTCGACCGCGCCGTCGATCTGTGCCCAGACCCGGCCCTGGTAGCTGAGCTGGGTGTCGGCGACGAGCTGACCGTCCGCTATGGACTGTACCCGGGCAACGCACTCGAACTCCCGGCCGACCGGCGGCGGCGGACCGAAGAAGCGGACGTGGCCGAGCCCGACCGGCAACGCCACCGTACGGAACGGCTGGGTGGTGATCAGCCAGTTGCCGATCACCTGGAGGGCGTTGTCGAGCAGCGCACCCGGCGGCTCCGGCGCCCGTACCACCCCGCGTACGTGCATGTCGCCGATGGCGTGGATGTGGGTCACCCCCTGGAAACGGGGGCCGTGGAACATCAGCCGCTCGGCGTACATCTCGTCGGCGGGCAGCGTGGTCGGCCGCTCGGTCGCCGGGTCGTGCCACCACACCTGCGGCGGGTCGGCCGGGTAGCCGTCGGCGACCTCGACGGTCGCCCGCGCGTACGGGCCGAGGTTGACCGCGTACCGGCCGGGGCCGGCCGCCTTCACGATGATCTCCACGTCCTGGCCCGGCTCGGCGATCAGCCAGCGGTTGAACCGGGCCTCGTGGACCGCCACCACCCGCCGGCCGGGCAGCAACTGCTCGGTGGCGTCCATCATGTGCTGCACCAGCGCGGTCGCCGGCACCACCGGCCACCGGTCCTCGACGACCGGCCAGTCGTCCGGCTGGACGAAGAAGCAGTGGTCCAGCAGATACGGCATGGTCTCGATGGAGACCCGCAGGACGACCCGGCCGACGACCTCGCCGGTACCCCCGGGCCGGGCCGTACCACCCGCCGACCCGCCGGCCGGCCCGGTCGCGGCACGCGGCGCCGGCACGGCGGCCCCTGGTCCCGGGGGAGCGGTCCGTGGTGCCGGTACGGCGGGCGGGGCGCCGGTGGTGCGTGGTGGCCCGGACGGTGGCGGTGCCGGCCGGGTCGGTGCCGGCCGGTCCCGGACCGGGGTGCCGGTGGCCGCTGACAGGACGCTGGCCGCACCCTCGGCCGTGTCGCGCAGCAGCGCCGCGAGTTCGGCCGCCGCGCTGGAGTGCCCGGCGAGCCGGTGCAGCGCGGCCAGGGCGGCGGCGTTCCCGGCCGGCTCCGGGACCGGCGGGGTGGCCGGGGGCGTCCCCGACCCGGCCGCGGGCGCCCCGGTGACCGGCCGCGCGACCGGCCCGGCCGCCGACGTCCGGGCGGTGGCACCTGCCGTGGTGGCGGCGGGCGGCGGGGCGGCACCGTCCGGCATCCGCGAGGTCGCGGTGAAGCCGAGCAGCCCGGCGGCATCCGCGCCCAGCCGGACCAGCGGCCCGCCGAGATCGAGCCGGACCACCGGCCCGCGCCGGCCGGTCCCGCCAGCCGGCTTCGCCGCCGGCGGTGCCACCTGCCCGGCCGGCGATGGCGGCCGTCCCGCCGGCGACGGTACGTCGAGCGCCCGCAGGTCGGGGGCACCGCCCTCCACCCACAGCGCCGTCGCCACCCGGCGGAGCTGGTTGAGCCCGCTGCGGGCGGCGACGTTCACCGGCATCGCCAGGTGGTCCCGGCCCCGCAGGTTGTCCCCGATCAGCGAGGCGAGCTGGCCGGCGCCGACCTGGAGGAAGACCCGGACCCCGGCGTCGTACATCGCGGCGACCGTCTGCCGGAACCAGACCGGTTCCATCATGTGCCGGACGAAGAGCCGGTTCACCTGCTCCTCGTCGGCCGGGAACGGGGCGGCCAGCGTCGCCGACCAGACCGGCATCCGGGTCGGGTGCACCTTCCAGCGGCCGAGGGCGGCACCGATCGACCGCAGCCCGTCGGCGAAGGCCGGGGTGTGGAACGCCGACCGGAACGGCAGCTTCTGGCAGAGGACGTTGCGCGTACGCAGCGCCTCGACGAGCCGGTCCACCTGCGGCTCCGGCCCGTTCACGACCGACTGCGCGGGCGCGTTGTCGTGCGAGAGCACCACACCGGGAAAGTCGCCGAGCAGCGGCGTGACCCGGTCGGCACCGGCCCCGACGGCGGCGAAGACGTACCCCTCGACCTCCACCGACCCGGCGTCGAACATCGTCAGGAACTCGTCCATCGCCGCCGTGCTGATCTGGCCGCTGACCGCGGCCGCCGTCCACTCGCCGATGCTGTGCCCGCCGACCGCGTCGGGGCGTACGCCGATCCGGTCCAGCGCCTCGGCGAGCAGCTTGCCGACCTCGATCAGGCCGGCGCCGTGCCGGCCCAGGTCGGCGGCGGACCACGGCCGGTCCGGCAGGCCGAAGTGACGGGCCAGGTCGGCGGTACGCGGAGAGAACTCGGCCTCCAGTCCGGGGAAGACGAAGGCGAGCTTCCCATCGCCGGCGAGCAGCGGCTCGGGGCTGAACCAGATGTCCCGGCCACCGCGCCAGGCCACCCCCGGGCCACCGCCCTACGGGCGACGGCGAGCAGCCGGTCGGTCGGTCCGACGATGCCGAGCCGGGCCCGTTCGGTGCCGTCCGCCGGCTGTTCGCCGCGGGCCCGTTCGACGCCGAGCCGGCGTACCGTCGGGTCGTCGGCGGCCAGCAGTTCGGCGAGCCCGGCCGGGCCGGCGGCGGCCAGCCACAGCACCTGGTCCGGCTCGTCGACGGCGACCGCCGCACCGGCGGCTCCCGGGGGCGCGGGAGCGGGCCGGCCGGCGGCCGGCCCCGCGGCGAAGGCCGGGGCGGGGGCCGCCCCCACCTGCTCCGGGGCCTGCTCCACGATGAGGTGGGCGTTGATCCCGCCGAACCCGAACGCGTTGACCCCGGCCCGGCGTGGCCCGTCGCACTCCCACGGCCGCGCCGTGGGGATCGGCGCGAATCGGGTGCCGGCCATCTCCGCCCGCGGCGTCTCGCAGTGCAGGGTCGGCAGCAGCACGCCCCGGTGGACGGCGAGCACCGCCTTGATCAGGCCGGCGATACCGGCCGCCGGCATGGTGTGCCCGATCATCGACTTGACCGACCCGATCACCGGCCGGGGCCCACCGCGGTACGGGCCGAAGACCTCGGCCAGCGTGGTCAGTTCGGCGGCGTCGCCGGTCGGCGTGCCGGTGCCGTGCGCCTCCAGCATTCCCAGCGCGTCCGGCGCGGTCGGGTCGAGCCCGGCCGCTGCCCAGGCCCGCCGGATCGCCAGCACCTGGCCGGCGACCGCCGGGTTGAACATGCTCGCCGACCGGCCGTCGCTGGAGACCCCGCTGCCCCGGATCACCGCGTAGACCCGGTCACCGTCGCGCTGCGCGTCGGCGTACCGCTTGAGCACCACCATGCCGGTGCCCTCGCCGATCAGCAGCCCGTCGGCACCGCTGTCGAACGGCCGGATCTCGCCCCGCCGGGACAGCGCCCGCAACTGGCTGAACACCGACCAGAAGCTGATGTCGTGCACGTGGTGTACGCCGCCGGCGAGAACCGCGTCCAGCCGGCCGTTGACGAGTTCGGCGATGCCCTGGTCGACCGCGATCAGCGACGAGGCGCAGGCGGCGTCCAGCGTGTACGCCGGCCCGCGCAGGTCGAGCCGGTTGGCGACCCGGGACGCGGCCAGGTTGGGCACCAGCCCGATCGTCCCCTCGGGCTGGTGCGGGCCGAGCCGTTCGTCGAACTTGCGGCGGACCAGGTCCAGCCGGTCCTGGTCGAGGTCCGGCATCAGGTCCTTCAGGATCTGGATGACCTGGCTGGACATCCTGACCCGCTGGGCGTACCGGGCCTGGGCGGGACTCAGGATGCCGC is a window from the Polymorphospora rubra genome containing:
- a CDS encoding sulfotransferase codes for the protein MDSPITGRSIVISNGRCGSTLLSDLIAEEPRTLSAQEFFMSVAPWARSAEVISGADYWAVLASPKPELATLFRIGLPPKEVRYPRTGRWADRMTELPRILAITLSKLTSDPDALFDRLAERVPDFPTQSVAAHHQSFLDLLAGLTGRARWVERSGGSSHVAPYLLQGFPDARIVYLGRNREDTARSMSRHPSFQLIQLRVEFLGRCGLDPFRVEPGQAVPQELERFLPDRLTADALRERGQDIRRYLGLCAFMTSQAEQALADVPPRHLHRMRYEDLVADPVGELTRVGAFLGFEDPAEWAGRVADRVVDPARGRPAAATA
- a CDS encoding acyl carrier protein, producing MPAAKASILADLTEIIHAVLGDFVADQTITMDTTFRDDLGMESIDVVSLAGRLQARYGDSVNFAHFVAKLDLATVGELRVGQLVDYIAGSLTAPGAGADGAGTAAAAVGR
- a CDS encoding alpha/beta fold hydrolase; the encoded protein is MTLVRANGIIQHVQRLDPHVPRATGPVPTAVLIHGMASDTMASWYFTMAEPLTRAGLPVLLYDLRGHGRSDRPATGYALDDFVGDLAALLAELDVAGPLLLFGNSFGGTIAFGFAARHPERVAGIVAVESAPPTASWMARVGRRLDRVAARLPQDGAVAEIDARRGPTAGRRAAGTRQLLAATSLARELPDSRLPATDRLAAIGCPVLCVYGGRSAVVELLPAVRRLLPQTRAVVLPEEKHSVLVDRPEAVRRPVFAWLARECALDLALPTTP
- a CDS encoding ABC transporter ATP-binding protein, yielding MPSRDGPDLAVEVRDLVKRYPRGGGNAVDGLSFTVRPGEIFGLLGPNGAGKSTTVGILTTRIRATGGQALVGGVDVGRDPVAARAQLAVVPQHNNLDRALTPRQNLVYHAAYHGVRRTERERRAADLLDGFGLADRADRRIDVYSGGMAQRLMIARALMHEPAVLFLDEPTNALDPQTRLLIWRRVRQMARRGVCVVLTTHQMNEAAAVVDRVGIVDHGRLLTLDTPQNLVRGLAGESILDLTVTPAPSDTAEGLVAALRQVDGVRKAERLALPAGPAVRAGGGAFAGLAGSADGPAARRAVLAALAAGGGGPWAPGAAGGARAGAAGTGPGGGPGGGLPAQGGRARLRIRLHVAAAPATLLAPATAVLTGRSAELNDVHIGTPSLEDVFVELTGREPR
- a CDS encoding acyltransferase domain-containing protein produces the protein MEAEFSPRTADLARHFGLPDRPWSAADLGRHGAGLIEVGKLLAEALDRIGVRPDAVGGHSIGEWTAAAVSGQISTAAMDEFLTMFDAGSVEVEGYVFAAVGAGADRVTPLLGDFPGVVLSHDNAPAQSVVNGPEPQVDRLVEALRTRNVLCQKLPFRSAFHTPAFADGLRSIGAALGRWKVHPTRMPVWSATLAAPFPADEEQVNRLFVRHMMEPVWFRQTVAAMYDAGVRVFLQVGAGQLASLIGDNLRGRDHLAMPVNVAARSGLNQLRRVATALWVEGGAPDLRALDVPSPAGRPPSPAGQVAPPAAKPAGGTGRRGPVVRLDLGGPLVRLGADAAGLLGFTATSRMPDGAAPPPAATTAGATARTSAAGPVARPVTGAPAAGSGTPPATPPVPEPAGNAAALAALHRLAGHSSAAAELAALLRDTAEGAASVLSAATGTPVRDRPAPTRPAPPPSGPPRTTGAPPAVPAPRTAPPGPGAAVPAPRAATGPAGGSAGGTARPGGTGEVVGRVVLRVSIETMPYLLDHCFFVQPDDWPVVEDRWPVVPATALVQHMMDATEQLLPGRRVVAVHEARFNRWLIAEPGQDVEIIVKAAGPGRYAVNLGPYARATVEVADGYPADPPQVWWHDPATERPTTLPADEMYAERLMFHGPRFQGVTHIHAIGDMHVRGVVRAPEPPGALLDNALQVIGNWLITTQPFRTVALPVGLGHVRFFGPPPPVGREFECVARVQSIADGQLVADTQLSYQGRVWAQIDGAVDRRFDSHPQARVAERFPERYPMSLFQPEGWTMAFDCWTDLVTLGMAARGILGGAGYPDYERQPAKLRKQWLLGRIAVKDAVRSRLWEDGHTDIYPIELTVGNDGAGRPWVRGRPGRGLGDCDVSLAHCAEIGVAIARRRVPGAAPGGPGVGIDVAEVTGHPESTVGFALTGAESVLLASLAGADPDLRWLWFTRFWAAKEAAGKAEGTGLDGRPHRFVVRSANAAGLAVDVDGRTYRVAYREVGNPEHLPARRYVVAWTWGPEPATGSESSTGAEPATGSEPSAAPGGAVR
- a CDS encoding alpha/beta hydrolase family esterase, producing the protein MMPSTLSCGRTVPRGPLPVLLAVGLVAVLAGCTGGDRSAPGPSDPPPSGPPSPAVGTTTHTLEVDGRERGYRLYRPASVTATGPVPLVVMLHGALGTGSQAEEAYGWPAQADRDGFLVAFPDGLNRSWAVAPDCCGPPARDGVDDVAFVSEVVHDIADTLPVDPARTYVTGMSNGGMLAYRLACDTEIFAAVGAVATKLVGGCPDPAPTSVLHIQGRLDEVIRYDGGPGRLDNGGTGRNPVRIEGLSIPELDALWREAAGCAEPAVTTETPVTRSVAACPAGRAVELVTIADAGHQWPGAAAQRLRNADPPSTALDATETIWRFFSEHPRQAGS
- a CDS encoding polyketide synthase yields the protein MPAPGTGQVAIVGMAAVLPAAADISSYWRNLVDGIDAITDVPPHRWDEEFYDPEQAHRPDRLYCRRGGFVDEHATFEPLRYGVMPASIAEIEPDQLISLEVAAAAIDDAGGADRLPAGDRVGVILGRGGILSPAQARYAQRVRMSSQVIQILKDLMPDLDQDRLDLVRRKFDERLGPHQPEGTIGLVPNLAASRVANRLDLRGPAYTLDAACASSLIAVDQGIAELVNGRLDAVLAGGVHHVHDISFWSVFSQLRALSRRGEIRPFDSGADGLLIGEGTGMVVLKRYADAQRDGDRVYAVIRGSGVSSDGRSASMFNPAVAGQVLAIRRAWAAAGLDPTAPDALGMLEAHGTGTPTGDAAELTTLAEVFGPYRGGPRPVIGSVKSMIGHTMPAAGIAGLIKAVLAVHRGVLLPTLHCETPRAEMAGTRFAPIPTARPWECDGPRRAGVNAFGFGGINAHLIVEQAPEQVGAAPAPAFAAGPAAGRPAPAPPGAAGAAVAVDEPDQVLWLAAAGPAGLAELLAADDPTVRRLGVERARGEQPADGTERARLGIVGPTDRLLAVARRAVARGWPGAVAGTSGSAPSRCSPAMGSSPSSSPDWRPSSLRVPPTWPVTSACRTGRGPPPTWAGTAPA